The DNA window GGGCCACTTCCACTACTTTCTGGAAACGCCTTTGAACCGAACAATCACGCTCGTACAAATGAACTAAATTCCCGTATTTGTCACCGAGCAATTGTACCTCTATGTGTTTGGGTTGGTCTATAAACTTCTCGAGAAAAACAGTGTCATCTCCAAATGCATTTTTTGCTTCTCTTTGAGCAGAACTGAATCCGGCATTTAAATCATCTTCTGATTTACAAACACGCATTCCCCTGCCCCCACCTCCCGAAGCAGCTTTTAACATCACTGGGTACCCAATTCTTTTTGCTTCTTTTATGGCTGTTTCAAGACTATCAAGATCTTTTTTACTCGATTCTATCAGCGGCACTCCAATTTTTTTAGCGAGTTTTTTTGCATTGACTTTATCTCCGAGCTGATCCATGATTTCAGGATCGGGACCTACAAATATTATCCCATTGTCTCTGCAAGCTTTTGCAAATGCTACATTTTCAGATAAAAATCCATATCCCGGATGTATAGCATCTACATTGTACTTTTTGGCAACATTAATTATTTCCTCGATGTCGAGATACGGTTTTAGTGGTTGATCATCTTCACCCACCTGGTACGCTTCATCTGCTTTATATCGGTGTAAGGAGTATCTGTCTTCAAAAGTGTAAATGGCCACCGTGGTAATCCGCATTTCTGAGGCCGCTCTTAGTACTCTGATTGCTATTTCACCGCGGTTGGCGACCAGCAACTTCTTTATTTCAAATGGTTTTTTCATAGTTGTGATTCCTCAACAATATCTTTAAAAAATATCGTAAAGCCAACACTTTGTCATTTTGCTTTACAATATATTAGCCCTTAAAACACATTGATATATTGACCGTTCATATATTATGAAAACATCAACATTAATTTTATTAAGTATTCTGTTTCTTTCTAATATTTCCTGTGCACAGAATTCTGAACCTGTACTGAATGTAAAATCAGATGTGGTAAAAATTGAAAAGTCCGATGAGGAGTGGAAGAAAATACTTAGTGCCGAGCAATACGAAGTATTGAGGGAAGAAGGCACAGAAAGAGCTTTCTCCGGCGCATTATGGAACAATACCGAAGAAGGTACCTATGTGTGTGCAGCATGTGGATTACCTCTTTTTGCTTCAGAGTCTAAATTTAAATCAGGAACCGGCTGGCCGAGCTTCTGGGAACCAATTACAAAACAAAACGTGGGAAGCAAGGAAGACAACAAATACGGTTGGAATAGAGTAGAGGTTCACTGTGCAAGATGTGGCGGGCACCTTGGTCACGTTTTTGAAGACGGTCCAAAGCCTACCGGACTGAGGTATTGTATCAATTCCGTGAGTCTGGCTTTTGAGAAAAAGGATTCCGAATAAATTTTAAATTCTATTCAATTTTAGATATAAAAGGAGATAATTCCTTTAGGTATTGTTTTGGATTATCAGT is part of the Hyphobacterium sp. CCMP332 genome and encodes:
- the msrB gene encoding peptide-methionine (R)-S-oxide reductase MsrB, coding for MKTSTLILLSILFLSNISCAQNSEPVLNVKSDVVKIEKSDEEWKKILSAEQYEVLREEGTERAFSGALWNNTEEGTYVCAACGLPLFASESKFKSGTGWPSFWEPITKQNVGSKEDNKYGWNRVEVHCARCGGHLGHVFEDGPKPTGLRYCINSVSLAFEKKDSE